Proteins from a genomic interval of Papaver somniferum cultivar HN1 chromosome 4, ASM357369v1, whole genome shotgun sequence:
- the LOC113275973 gene encoding uncharacterized protein LOC113275973 isoform X3 yields the protein MLGITGDRSLANSHIRQLSGLLNKDPTIMERRTALELYRSAQADIELDKKQMDSVKEDTEKMGGAEIVQGTLLVKPYDNLVAKIVADCMRNYLLFEHLLQVHIVPTEKVHPKL from the exons ATGCTAGGAATCACAGGGGACAGAAGCCTTGCAAATAGTCATATACGGCAG TTATCAGGATTGCTGAACAAGGACCCAACAATCATGGAACGTCGAACTGCTTTAGAGTTATACAGAAGTGCACAAGCAGATATTGAATTAGATAAGAAGCAAATGGATTCAG TTAAAGAAGACACCGAAAAGATGGGAGGCGCAGAAATTGTTCAAGGGACTTTGCTGGTGAAGCCCTATGATAATTTG GTGGCGAAGATTGTCGCAGATTGTATGCGTAATTATCTGCTATTTGAGCACTTGTTGCAAGTTCATATTGTTCCGACAGAGAAAGTTCATCCTAAACTGTAA
- the LOC113275973 gene encoding uncharacterized protein LOC113275973 isoform X2, with protein sequence MLGITGDRSLANSHIRQVPKLNPLNKLSGLLNKDPTIMERRTALELYRSAQADIELDKKQMDSVKEDTEKMGGAEIVQGTLLVAKIVADCMRNYLLFEHLLQVHIVPTEKVHPKL encoded by the exons ATGCTAGGAATCACAGGGGACAGAAGCCTTGCAAATAGTCATATACGGCAGGTACCCAAGCTTAATCCCCTTAACAAG TTATCAGGATTGCTGAACAAGGACCCAACAATCATGGAACGTCGAACTGCTTTAGAGTTATACAGAAGTGCACAAGCAGATATTGAATTAGATAAGAAGCAAATGGATTCAG TTAAAGAAGACACCGAAAAGATGGGAGGCGCAGAAATTGTTCAAGGGACTTTGCTG GTGGCGAAGATTGTCGCAGATTGTATGCGTAATTATCTGCTATTTGAGCACTTGTTGCAAGTTCATATTGTTCCGACAGAGAAAGTTCATCCTAAACTGTAA
- the LOC113275973 gene encoding uncharacterized protein LOC113275973 isoform X1 produces MLGITGDRSLANSHIRQVPKLNPLNKLSGLLNKDPTIMERRTALELYRSAQADIELDKKQMDSVKEDTEKMGGAEIVQGTLLVKPYDNLVAKIVADCMRNYLLFEHLLQVHIVPTEKVHPKL; encoded by the exons ATGCTAGGAATCACAGGGGACAGAAGCCTTGCAAATAGTCATATACGGCAGGTACCCAAGCTTAATCCCCTTAACAAG TTATCAGGATTGCTGAACAAGGACCCAACAATCATGGAACGTCGAACTGCTTTAGAGTTATACAGAAGTGCACAAGCAGATATTGAATTAGATAAGAAGCAAATGGATTCAG TTAAAGAAGACACCGAAAAGATGGGAGGCGCAGAAATTGTTCAAGGGACTTTGCTGGTGAAGCCCTATGATAATTTG GTGGCGAAGATTGTCGCAGATTGTATGCGTAATTATCTGCTATTTGAGCACTTGTTGCAAGTTCATATTGTTCCGACAGAGAAAGTTCATCCTAAACTGTAA